One window from the genome of Romeriopsis navalis LEGE 11480 encodes:
- a CDS encoding cobyrinate a,c-diamide synthase — MAVVIAGERSGSGKTTITLALLSALRQQGQSVQSFKVGPDYIDPMFHRFATDRPCYNLDAVLTSEAYLRDCFARHTQNVSNAVVEGVMGLFDGAAEPAGYGSTAAIAKHLNLPVILVVDCRSMSQSIAALVHGYRTMDPQLHLAGVILNRVGSDRHLEILTTALAPLHLPILGIFRREDEISLPDRHLGLVPTDELPELRQVMHKLAALGQAGFNWEQLRPWLSTVGAATTNTAKQPIQPLPKTRIAVARDAAFNFYYADNLEQLEDLGAELVYWSPLNDQQVPTGIQGLYFGGGFPEMFAAPLSANQTIRQTIRTLIQSGLPTYAECGGLMYLAQAITDFSGNDYPMVDILPTKAIMGQRLTLGYRSAIAQANTPLVRPGQLLRGHEFHRSHLSIAPTQALFQLHRSTQIQGAPITDPPHWEGWHQPNLHASYLHLHWGATPELPQRWLQQCAAFTNPT, encoded by the coding sequence ATGGCAGTTGTAATTGCAGGTGAACGGAGTGGCAGCGGCAAAACAACGATTACCTTAGCGCTCTTGTCCGCCCTACGGCAGCAAGGTCAATCCGTACAATCATTCAAGGTGGGACCGGATTACATCGATCCGATGTTTCATCGCTTCGCCACCGATCGCCCGTGCTACAACCTCGATGCCGTTTTAACCTCCGAGGCCTATCTGCGCGACTGCTTTGCGCGACATACACAGAATGTCAGTAATGCTGTCGTCGAAGGGGTCATGGGGCTATTTGATGGCGCAGCTGAACCCGCGGGCTATGGCAGTACTGCGGCAATTGCGAAACACCTAAACTTACCCGTGATTTTAGTGGTGGATTGTCGCAGTATGTCGCAGTCAATCGCCGCCTTAGTGCATGGTTATCGCACAATGGACCCACAGTTGCATCTCGCTGGGGTCATACTCAACCGCGTCGGCAGCGATCGGCATTTGGAAATTCTGACCACCGCCTTAGCACCGTTACACCTACCCATTCTGGGCATATTTCGACGGGAAGATGAAATTAGTTTGCCAGATCGGCATCTGGGGTTAGTCCCCACGGATGAGTTGCCAGAACTGCGACAGGTAATGCATAAGCTCGCGGCCTTAGGGCAAGCCGGCTTTAATTGGGAGCAGTTACGGCCATGGTTGAGCACCGTGGGAGCGGCGACGACCAATACTGCGAAACAGCCGATCCAGCCCCTGCCTAAAACCCGCATCGCAGTGGCCCGTGACGCCGCTTTCAACTTCTACTATGCGGATAACCTGGAACAGCTCGAAGACCTCGGCGCTGAACTTGTCTACTGGAGTCCACTGAATGATCAACAAGTCCCCACAGGTATTCAGGGACTTTATTTCGGGGGTGGATTTCCGGAGATGTTTGCTGCCCCACTTAGCGCTAACCAAACGATCCGTCAAACGATTCGCACTTTAATCCAATCCGGCCTGCCAACCTATGCGGAATGTGGTGGCTTGATGTATCTGGCCCAAGCGATTACCGACTTTTCTGGCAACGACTATCCCATGGTAGATATCCTGCCGACAAAAGCGATCATGGGCCAACGCCTGACGTTGGGTTACCGCAGCGCGATCGCGCAAGCCAACACACCACTCGTCCGCCCTGGCCAATTGCTCCGGGGCCACGAATTTCATCGATCGCACCTGTCGATCGCCCCCACCCAAGCCCTATTTCAACTCCACCGCAGTACGCAGATTCAGGGTGCACCGATTACCGACCCACCCCACTGGGAAGGCTGGCACCAGCCTAATCTTCATGCCAGCTATCTTCACCTCCACTGGGGGGCAACACCGGAATTACCCCAACGCTGGCTACAGCAATGTGCCGCATTCACCAATCCCACTTGA
- a CDS encoding SirB1 family protein, giving the protein MAPDQDYNIGQQCQSATLDTRPMQLSIARQLFMREVRQPDEYIDLERAALYMAQEAYPTLDMEEYVVALDGMAEEIRARLPVEDYPLRTLKVVNQYLYEELGFKPNQADYYSAKNSFLNDVLDRRTGIPITMSLVYLSLAQRIAFPMVGIGLPGHFLIRPVQNDMEIFVDAFNYGEILFAQDCADLLRKMFGDQLAMQEQFLAPVSNGHFLARMLTNLKAIYAAEANVEGVLAAVERILLIFPEAPIELRDRGMILFRLNRWVEAREDLERYLTVHPVADDRHHVQNVLEHMQNTRLDS; this is encoded by the coding sequence ATGGCACCTGATCAGGACTACAATATAGGTCAACAATGTCAGTCAGCCACCTTGGATACCCGGCCCATGCAGCTTTCGATCGCTAGACAATTGTTTATGCGTGAGGTGCGCCAGCCAGACGAGTATATTGATCTCGAACGGGCGGCCCTTTATATGGCGCAAGAAGCATATCCCACCTTAGATATGGAGGAATATGTGGTGGCGCTGGATGGCATGGCCGAGGAAATTCGTGCCCGATTGCCCGTGGAGGATTATCCGCTGCGCACGCTCAAAGTCGTAAATCAGTATCTGTATGAGGAGTTGGGGTTTAAGCCGAATCAAGCGGATTATTACAGTGCGAAAAATAGTTTTTTGAATGACGTGCTCGATCGCCGCACCGGCATTCCGATCACCATGTCGCTGGTTTATTTGTCGTTAGCGCAGCGGATTGCTTTTCCGATGGTGGGCATTGGGTTGCCAGGACATTTCCTGATTCGGCCGGTCCAGAATGATATGGAAATCTTCGTGGATGCATTTAATTACGGTGAGATACTGTTTGCCCAAGACTGTGCGGATTTGCTGCGTAAAATGTTTGGCGATCAGCTGGCGATGCAAGAGCAGTTCTTAGCGCCTGTGTCGAATGGCCATTTCCTGGCCCGGATGCTCACGAATCTTAAGGCAATTTATGCTGCTGAAGCGAATGTAGAAGGTGTATTGGCGGCAGTCGAGCGGATTTTGTTGATTTTCCCGGAAGCGCCAATTGAACTGCGCGATCGCGGCATGATTTTGTTTCGCTTAAACCGGTGGGTCGAAGCGCGGGAGGACCTTGAGCGTTATCTGACGGTGCATCCGGTGGCCGACGATCGGCATCATGTACAAAATGTACTGGAACATATGCAAAATACCCGGCTGGACAGTTAG